One part of the Raphanus sativus cultivar WK10039 chromosome 7, ASM80110v3, whole genome shotgun sequence genome encodes these proteins:
- the LOC108816804 gene encoding phosphoinositide phosphatase SAC5-like — protein sequence MAVSYLRRGVNEQGSVANEVEIEQIVSKEVPEGKKIPITSDCAGSEAHTKMFSALRGEWNMMMKHRDIITAVRLHYNNAYQDGEKQNAIYVFLGKSGPQLGRQAPWKLGYDQHNARRSRTLSFFFYG from the exons ATGGCAGTCAGTTATTTAAGGCGTGGTGTAAACGAGCAAGGCAGCGTAGCCAATGAAGTTGAGATAGAGCAGATTGTATCCAAAGAGGTTCCTGAGGGGAAGAAAATCCCTATTACATCAGATTGTGCAGGTTCGGAAGCACACACCAAG ATGTTCAGTGCCCTGAGAGGTGAGTGGAACATGATGATGAAACACCGTGACATCATCACAGCTGTTCGTCTTCATTACAACAACGCTTATCAGGACGGCGAAAAGCAGAACGCCATCTATGT GTTCTTGGGGAAATCAGGGCCTCAATTGGGAAGGCAAGCCCCGTGGAAGTTAGGTTATGACCAACACAATGCTCGAAGATCCCGAacattatctttctttttttatggCTAA
- the LOC108818246 gene encoding E4 SUMO-protein ligase PIAL2, with the protein MSTATTVGGSGLPEKAAAALVNSFRLASVTQRLGFHIQAGAKSDSKEFQICCISLAKGIDFAIANNEIPKKVEDLPSLLKQVCRHRDDVYTKTAVMVLMISIKHACKLGWFSDIEAQELIALADQMKNGFGNPENTIPAIQTPGGTLSQIMERFYPFVKLGHVLVSLEVKSGYTMLAHDFHISKNMPHSPQERIRLFVVQTENIDTSSCIINPPEVSFILNGKMVEKRVNISMDSGPQLPTNVTAILKYGTNLLQVMGNSNGHYIIVIAFTGLAQLPEKPVLKEYMQSGMVEPSPDSDIIEGPSRVSLRCPISRSRIKLPVKGQLCKHHQCFDFWNYVNINMRIPSWRCPHCNQPVSYPEIRLDQNMVKILKDAGRNAADVIIHAGGTWKVAMENNGNEEPVRDSIIHDLEDPSSLLNAGPVVLDLTADDEDDADIGQFGSTTKAVDQKPNLSDAQGQFNNNNASKDASVDDYSSMFNFSDVISLDDVMLDHLNTGTSQDITMPQDPTQVSAPFSQAPSPRERPATTSTVFPSPQFSQVHASPVTPAGTYLSRTSSQMSSLTTSSQSRMHPVQVTSQSPGNGSSLAQSPRLPRVLASQPNSYFVRSLNSNHLTTQTQRPSSPPVQSVSRTSDLMDVDLVIPDTSNWRPRMRGSITPGSYSPALDHMIIRPTQQSQPAQTPTVQTSQAQPPFSTAPPAFTRPSGPSAPWRT; encoded by the exons ATGTCTACGGCGACGACGGTGGGTGGAAGTGGGTTACCGGAGAAGGCGGCAGCAGCTCTGGTAAATTCATTCCGATTGGCCTCGGTGACGCAACGGTTAGGTTTCCACATACAAGCGGGAGCCAAAAGCGACTCTAAAGAGTTCCAAATCTGCTGCATCTCTCTTGCCAA AGGAATTGATTTTGCGATAGCTAATAATGAAATCCCGAAGAAGGTCGAAGATCTACCCTCCTTACTCAAACAG GTGTGCCGACATAGAGATGATGTGTACACTAAGACGGCCGTTATGGTGCTCATGATCTCCATTAAG CATGCTTGTAAACTGGGATGGTTTTCGGATATCGAGGCTCAAGAACTCATCGCTCTTGCTGATCAG ATGAAAAATGGTTTCGGGAATCCTGAGAACACTATCCCTGCTATTCAAACTCCTGGTGGTACGTTATCCCAGATCATGGAGAG GTTTTATCCTTTTGTGAAGCTTGGGCATGTTCTTGTTTCTCTTGAAGTGAAG TCTGGCTATACAATGCTTGCACATGATTTCCATATTTCCAAGAATATGCCGCATTCTCCTCAAGAGAGAATT CGGCTATTTGTTGTCCAGACAGAAAACATAGACACGTCATCCTGTATTATAAATCCTCCAGAGGTCAG CTTCATTTTAAATGGAAAGATGGTCGAGAAGAGGGTTAATATCTCAATG gATTCGGGGCCTCAACTCCCAACAAATGTTACTGCCATCCTCAAATACGGAACAAACCTCTTACAAGTTATGGGCAATTCCAATGGCCATTACATCATTGTAATTGCTTTTACGGGTTTAGCACAGCTACCTGAAAAACCAGTTCTTAAAGAGTACATGCAGTCTGGAATGGTCGAACCAAGCCCAG ATTCTGACATCATTGAGGGGCCATCACGAGTATCTCTCAGATGTCCTATAAG TCGCAGCCGGATCAAACTTCCAGTCAAGGGCCAGTTGTGTAAACATCATCAG TGTTTTGATTTCTGGAATTATGTCAACATAAACATGAGAATCCCATCTTGGCGCTGCCCTCATTGCAATCAACCTGTTTCCTACCCAGAGATCCGTTTAGATCAAAACATGGTCAAG ATATTAAAGGATGCCGGGCGCAATGCTGCTGATGTAATCATCCATGCTGGTGGTACATGGAAGGTTGCAATGGAAAATAATGGGAACGAGGAACCTGTTCGTGATTCAATAATCCATGATCTTGAAGATCCAAGTAGCTTGTTGAATGCTGGTCCGGTTGTCTTGGATCTTACTGcggatgatgaggatgatgctGATATTGGACAGTTTGGTAGCACCACCAAGGCTGTGGACCAGAAGCCCAACTTGTCAGATGCTCAGGGTCAATTTAATAATAACAACGCAAGCAAAGATGCTTCAGTCGACGATTACTCTTCTATGTTTAACTTCTCTGATGTGATATCACTTGACGATGTGATGCTAGATCACTTGAATACTGGAACAAGTCAGGATATAACAATGCCTCAAGATCCAACACAAGTATCTGCGCCATTCTCACAGGCACCATCTCCAAGAGAGAGACCAGCAACTACTTCCACCGTCTTCCCCTCTCCTCAGTTCTCTCAGGTTCATGCTTCACCTGTTACTCCCGCCGGAACGTATCTTAGTAGAACCTCCAGTCAGATGTCATCATTGACAACTTCATCACAG AGCCGGATGCACCCAGTTCAAGTTACGAGCCAGTCTCCTGGGAATGGATCATCTTTGGCTCAATCTCCGCGCCTCCCTAGAGTACTTGCTTCCCAGCCTAACAGTTATTTCGTGCGAAGTCTAAACAGTAACCATTTAACCACTCAGACGCAGCGCCCGAGTAGTCCCCCTGTTCAATCAGTTTCCCGAACCAGTGACCTAATGGATGTGGACTTGGTAATTCCTGATACATCCAACTGGCGCCCGAGGATGCGAGGCAGTATCACTCCCGGTTCATATTCCCCTGCTCTTGACCACATGATCATCCGACCTACCCAACAGTCTCAACCGGCGCAGACACCAACGGTTCAAACGTCTCAGGCGCAGCCGCCTTTTTCTACCGCCCCTCCAGCCTTCACAAGGCCTTCTGGACCGTCAGCACCATGGAGAACTTGA
- the LOC108814887 gene encoding 40S ribosomal protein S10-2: MIMSEENRRAISKYLFQEGVLFAKKDFNLAQHPLVEGVPNLQVIKLMQSFKSKEYVRETFAWMHYYWFLTNEGIDFLRTYLNLPSEIVPATLKKQQKPLGRPMGGDRPRGPPRSDGERRFGDRDGYRGVARSGGEFGDKSGAPADYQPSFRGPGAGSRPGFGRGAGGFGAGPAAGSDLP; this comes from the exons ATG ATTATGTCAGAGGAGAACCGTCGCGCAATCTCCAAGTACCTCTTCCAAG AGGGAGTTCTGTTTGCGAAAAAAGATTTCAATTTAGCGCAGCATCCTTTGGTGGAAGGTGTACCGAATCTGCAAGTCATAAAATTGATGCAGAGCTTCAAGTCTAAGGAGTACGTTCGCGAGACGTTTGCATGGATGCATTACTACTGGTTTCTCACCAACGAAGGCATTGACTTTCTGAGGACTTACCTCAATTTACCTTCTGAGATTGTTCCCGCCACTTTGAAGAAACAACAGAAGCCTCTTGGTCGTCCCATGGGTGGTGACCGTCCCcg TGGCCCACCTCGTTCTGATGGAGAGAGGAGGTTTGGTGACAGAGATGGATACCGTGGAGTAGCAAGATCAGGTGGAGAGTTTGGTGACAAAAGTGGGGCCCCTGCTGATTACCAGCCTTCCTTCAGG GGACCTGGAGCTGGATCTAGGCCTGGGTTTGGCCGTGGAGCCGGTGGGTTTGGTGCTGGTCCAGCTGCTGGATCAGATCTTCCTTGA
- the LOC108816121 gene encoding uncharacterized protein LOC108816121 isoform X2, translating to MASMVNIMSPMVSKNLITNYKTLRLKPDLPSLQHSRVNAIRNGPVKMMKKHGPRRSIVVSCLDQPISMPNQVSGYDAVMKFYSSINEKNQDQLRSCISNDCFVDDFSFSKPFHGKKEAMKFFEELVNSMGQNVKFCVENVCEGDGYTAAVNWHMEWKGRKIPFTRGCSFYEFTDEGGILVIRNAKILIESPIKPGGIALTLLKNITFLFDEFPQVADWFLGKPYEIIQFTLRIYGLFFAPLIGHVMASYLKLLNNMTEFFLLILNIIIKTQSLFFKWKK from the exons ATGGCCTCTATGGTCAATATTATGAGTCCAATGGTTTCTAAAAACCTCATTACCAATTACAAAACTTTGCGTCTCAAACCCGATCTACCTTCTCTACAACACTCTAGGGTCAATGCAATCAGGAATGGTCCAGTaaaaatgatgaagaagcaTGGGCCAAGGAGAAGTATTGTAGTTTCGTGTTTAGATCAACCTATTTCCATGCCAAATCAGGTCTCGGGATATGACGCTGTAATGAAGTTTTATTCGTCTATCAACGAGAAGAATCAAGATCAACTAAGAAGTTGCATCTCCAATGATTGctttgttgatgatttttccTTCTCTAAACCGTTTCATGGGAAAAAG GAAGCCATGAAGTTCTTTGAAGAACTGGTGAACAGTATGGGACAAAACGTAAAGTTTTGTGTTGAAAATGTTTGTGAAGGAGATGGATATACTGCTGCTGTTAATTGGCACATGG AATGGAAAGGACGTAAAATTCCATTTACGAGAGGATGTAGCTTCTATGAATTTACAGACGAAGGAGGAATACTGGTTATAAG AAACGCGAAGATTCTAATTGAATCGCCAATTAAACCAGGAGGAATTGCATTG ACTTTGCTAAAGAACATAACGTTCTTGTTCGACGAGTTCCCACAAGTTGCTGACT GGTTTTTGGGGAAGCCTTATGAGATAATCCAATTTACATTAAGAATCTATGGTCTGTTTTTCGCGCCCCTCATTGGCCATGTAATGGCAAGCTATCTGAAGCTATTGAACAATATGACCGAGTTCTTCTTACTGATTTTGAATATTATCATCAAAACTCAAAGTCTGTTCTTTAAATGGAAGAAATAG
- the LOC108816121 gene encoding uncharacterized protein LOC108816121 isoform X1 has translation MASMVNIMSPMVSKNLITNYKTLRLKPDLPSLQHSRVNAIRNGPVKMMKKHGPRRSIVVSCLDQPISMPNQVSGYDAVMKFYSSINEKNQDQLRSCISNDCFVDDFSFSKPFHGKKEAMKFFEELVNSMGQNVKFCVENVCEGDGYTAAVNWHMGTYLYIRLYIYFQNLFSIAVIKEWKGRKIPFTRGCSFYEFTDEGGILVIRNAKILIESPIKPGGIALTLLKNITFLFDEFPQVADWFLGKPYEIIQFTLRIYGLFFAPLIGHVMASYLKLLNNMTEFFLLILNIIIKTQSLFFKWKK, from the exons ATGGCCTCTATGGTCAATATTATGAGTCCAATGGTTTCTAAAAACCTCATTACCAATTACAAAACTTTGCGTCTCAAACCCGATCTACCTTCTCTACAACACTCTAGGGTCAATGCAATCAGGAATGGTCCAGTaaaaatgatgaagaagcaTGGGCCAAGGAGAAGTATTGTAGTTTCGTGTTTAGATCAACCTATTTCCATGCCAAATCAGGTCTCGGGATATGACGCTGTAATGAAGTTTTATTCGTCTATCAACGAGAAGAATCAAGATCAACTAAGAAGTTGCATCTCCAATGATTGctttgttgatgatttttccTTCTCTAAACCGTTTCATGGGAAAAAG GAAGCCATGAAGTTCTTTGAAGAACTGGTGAACAGTATGGGACAAAACGTAAAGTTTTGTGTTGAAAATGTTTGTGAAGGAGATGGATATACTGCTGCTGTTAATTGGCACATGGGTACGTAT TTATATATacgtttatatatatactttcaaaatttgttttctattgCTGTAATAAAAGAATGGAAAGGACGTAAAATTCCATTTACGAGAGGATGTAGCTTCTATGAATTTACAGACGAAGGAGGAATACTGGTTATAAG AAACGCGAAGATTCTAATTGAATCGCCAATTAAACCAGGAGGAATTGCATTG ACTTTGCTAAAGAACATAACGTTCTTGTTCGACGAGTTCCCACAAGTTGCTGACT GGTTTTTGGGGAAGCCTTATGAGATAATCCAATTTACATTAAGAATCTATGGTCTGTTTTTCGCGCCCCTCATTGGCCATGTAATGGCAAGCTATCTGAAGCTATTGAACAATATGACCGAGTTCTTCTTACTGATTTTGAATATTATCATCAAAACTCAAAGTCTGTTCTTTAAATGGAAGAAATAG
- the LOC108814258 gene encoding uncharacterized protein LOC108814258, with amino-acid sequence MKSINHKDSSEKLMLDRILTGSGSSNRPGSKLMVLLLLLVSATYVVYTLQLISNSRACHVEPFSAVVRRLNDIVNSSQPLILLQSNQTAVIKSYNSSPPPPPPRTELRHVVFGIAASARLWKERKEYIKIWYKPDKMRGYVWLEKPVKRLHDETNLLPPVRISADTSKFPYKNKQGHRSAIRISRIVTETLKLGLKDVRWFVMGDDDTVFVAENLIRVLRKYDHNQMYYIGSLSESHLQNIYFSYGMAYGGGGFAVSYPLAVALGKMQDRCIKRYPALYGSDDRMQACMAELGVPLTKELGFHQYDVYGNLFGLLAAHPVAPFVTLHHLDVVEPIFPNMTRVDALKRLQGPAMLDSAGLMQQSICYDKRRKWTVSVSWGYAVQIFRGVFSAREMEMPSRTFLNWYRRADYTAYAFNTRPVSRHPCQKPFVFYMTTTGVHPITNITVSRYESYPVAHPECRWKMADPGDLRMVTVYKKPDPHLWDRSPRRNCCRVKSKKNNTLEISVAVCKEGEVVEVM; translated from the exons ATGAAGTCTATTAATCATAAAGATTCATCAGAGAAGCTAATGCTGGATCGGATTTTAACCGGTTCCGGTTCATCGAACCGACCGGGATCCAAACTAATGGTGTTGCTCCTCCTTCTCGTCTCAGCCACTTACGTCGTCTACACTCTTCAGCTCATCTCCAACTCACGTGCCTGTCACGTGGAGCCTTTCTCCGCCGTGGTTCGCCGCTTAAACGACATCGTGAACTCATCCCAGCCGTTGATTCTCTTACAGTCAAATCAAACAGCCGTAATCAAATCTTACAACTCTTCACCACCTCCGCCGCCGCCGAGAACCGAGCTCCGTCACGTGGTGTTCGGGATCGCTGCGTCGGCGAGGCTATGGAAAGAGAGGAAAGAGTATATCAAGATCTGGTACAAACCAGATAAAATGCGTGGTTATGTCTGGTTAGAGAAGCCGGTTAAGAGACTCCACGACGAAACCAACCTCCTCCCGCCGGTGAGAATCTCCGCCGACACTTCGAAGTTTCCGTACAAGAACAAGCAGGGACACAGGTCGGCGATTCGAATATCGCGCATCGTGACGGAGACGCTGAAGCTAGGACTCAAAGACGTGAGGTGGTTCGTGATGGGAGACGACGATACAGTCTTCGTCGCCGAGAATCTCATCAGAGTGCTGAGGAAGTACGATCACAATCAGATGTATTACATCGGGAGTTTATCGGAGAGTCATCTTCAGAACATTTACTTCTCTTACGGAATGGCTTACGGCGGTGGAGGATTCGCCGTCAGTTATCCTTTGGCGGTGGCGCTGGGCAAAATGCAGGATCGTTGCATTAAGAGATATCCGGCGTTGTACGGTTCAGATGATCGGATGCAAGCTTGCATGGCTGAACTCGGTGTTCCACTCACTAAAGAACTCGGTTTTCACCAG TACGATGTGTATGGCAATCTATTCGGTCTACTAGCGGCGCACCCGGTGGCTCCATTTGTAACACTTCACCATCTCGATGTGGTCGAACCGATATTTCCAAACATGACTCGTGTAGATGCCTTGAAGCGTCTACAAGGGCCGGCAATGCTAGACTCTGCCGGACTGATGCAACAGTCGATATGCTACGACAAACGTCGGAAGTGGACCGTTTCAGTATCTTGGGGATACGCGGTTCAGATCTTCCGAGGAGTCTTTTCCGCAAGAGAGATGGAAATGCCTTCAAGAACCTTCTTAAATTG GTATCGGCGGGCGGATTACACGGCGTACGCTTTTAATACACGACCGGTGAGTCGTCATCCATGCCAGAAACCGTTTGTGTTCTATATGACAACGACGGGAGTTCATCCGATAACAAATATAACGGTGAGCCGTTACGAAAGCTACCCTGTCGCTCATCCGGAGTGTCGGTGGAAGATGGCTGATCCTGGCGATCTTAGGATGGTCACTGTATACAAGAAACCGGACCCTCACCTTTGGGACAGA TCTCCGAGAAGAAATTGTTGCAGGGTGAAATCAAAGAAGAATAATACTTTAGAGATCAGTGTTGCAGTTTGCAAGGAAGGTGAAGTGGTTGAAGTTATGTGA